The DNA segment GCGCCTTCGCCTTGCCCGCGTGGGCGACGGACGCTTGCGCCTCGGAGCGCCGCTGGCTCGCGCTCACGCCTTCCACGCAAGGCGGCGCCGTGACCCTCTCGCTCCCCGCGCCCTTCCTCGCGGGCCACCACGTCGCGCCGCGCCTCGCCCTCCTCGGCCCCACCTCCGTCACCGTCTCGCTGCACGTCGACGGCCAGACCCTCCACACGCACGAGCTCACGCCCCCCGACGCCCCGCGTTCGCCCTGCGTCACGCTCCCGGCCTTCCCCATCCCCGCGGGCGCCCGCTCCGTCGCGCTCACGCTGCGCGCGGGCCCTCTCCCCCCGGGTTCGCTCGTGGCGCTGGACCGGTTGGAGAGGCTGGAGAGCGAAAGTCATTGACGCTCGGCGTCCAGGATGCGAGGTGTGTCCTAAGTTCCTGGAATCGTGAGTCGTATCCGTCCGGACGCACATCAGGTGGGGAACGTACGGACGGGGGGCGGCATGACGGCCGCCGAGGGGTGCCCATGACGAAGAGCGAGCTCATCGACGCGATCGCGGGCCGTGGCGAGCTCACCAAGGCTCGCGCGGAGCTCGTGGTCAATTGCATCTTCGACGCGATGACCGAGGCGCTCCAGCGCGGCGAAGGTATCGAGATCCGAGGCTTCGGCAGCTTCACGGTCCGCCCGTACAAACCGTACAGCGGCAGAAATCCGCGCACGGGGCAGCCCGTCCCGGTGCCCGCCAAGCGCCTGCCCTTCTTCAAGGTCGGCAAGGAGCTGAAGGAGCTCGTCAACCAGAGCCGCGCCTTCGCCATCACCGGCGGCAAGGACGACGACGACCTCGACGACGATCTCGACGAGGACGACGAGGACGAATAGGCGCGGTGGATCGCCAGACGCTTGCGCCTTCCGCGCCGTCCGGCAAAGTCTCCGCCATGCTTTCCGCCGAGCGTCAGATGGAGGAGCTCTGCCGGGGCGTCGTGGACTTCCACGTCCGCGCCGAGCTGAAAGAGCGCCTCGAGGAAGGTCGGCCCCTGCGCATCAAGGCCGGCTTCGACCCCACGCGTCCCGACCTGCACCTCGGGCACACCGTGCTCATGCAGAAGATGCGGCAGTTCCAGGACCTCGGGCACCACATCATCTTCCTCGTCGGCGACTTCACCGCGATGGTCGGTGATCCCACGGGCAAGAGCGAGTCGCGCCCGCGCCTGACGCGCGAGGAGGTCCGCGCCGCCGCCGAGACCTACCAGGCCCAGGCCTTCAAGGTGCTCGACAAGGACAGGACCGAGGTCCGCTACAACTCCGAGTGGCTCGGCAAGCTCACGCCCTTCGAGATGGTCGAGCTCGGCGCGAAATACACCGTCGCCCGCATGCTCGAGCGCGACGACTTCTCGAAGCGCTTCGACGGCGGCGTGCCGATCCACATCCACGAGTTCCTCTACCCGCTGCTGCAAGCCTACGACTCGGTGGTGCTCGAGAACGACGTGGAGCTCGGCGGCACCGACCAGCTCTTCAACCTGCTCGTCGGCCGCGATCTCATGCCGCGTTACGGCAAGCGCGCGCAGATCGTCATGACCACGCCGATCCTCGAAGGCACGAACGCGCGCGTCGAGAACGGCAAGGTCGTCGGCGCGAAGATGTCGAAGAGCGCGAACAACTACGTGGGCGTCAGCGAGCCGCCGTTCGAGATGCTGCAGAAGCTCATGCTCGTCGACGATCAGGTGATCTGGCGATACATGGAGCTGCTCTCGTCCCGATCGAACGACGAGATCAACACGTTACGCGAGGACGTGAGCGGCGGCCGTCGCAACATCATCGAGGTGAAGGAGGTCTTCGCGAAGGAGATCGTCACGCGCTTCCACGACGCCGCCGCGGCCGACGCCGCGCTCGATCGTCGCCGCAGCGTGGCCGCCGGCAACGTGCCCGACGACGTCGAGGAGATCAACGTCGTCACCGAGGCCGAGTCGCTCTGGATCGCCAAGGCCTTGTCGCTGGCGGGCCTCGTGAAGTCGACGAACGAGGGGCTGCGGCTCGTCAAGAGCGGCGCCGTGCACCTCGACGGCGAGGTCGTGCGCGACGAGCAACAGAAGCTCGAGCGAGGCCGGAGGTATCTTGTCCGCGTCGGATCGAAGAACCGCAAGTTCGCGCACCTCGTCGTCGGCTGAAGCGCCGGATCCGCAGCGGCGCGCCCTGCTCGCCGCCACGCTCGTGGCGCTCGCCTCCGCCGCCACAGGCTGCGGCGCGCCACCACCACCCGTCACGAAGCCCGAAGGCAAGCCCGAGCCACCCCTCGCCGTCCCCTCGCTCGAGGCGCTCCTGCCCCTCGCAGGCCTGCGCTGGATCGTGCTCGCGAATCCACGCGAGATCACCTCGATCCCGTGGCTCGTCCCCTTCGTCGCCACCGTCATCCCCGAGGCCCGCTTCGACCGCTTCGCCCGCGGCACGGCCGTCGATCTGCGGCGCACGCCCGAAGCGATCATCGCCTCCTACACGACGAGCGAAGGCGACGCGCTCGTCGAGCTCGTCCGCCACGTATCCGACCCGCGTACGGTCGAGCGCGCCTTCCGCGACCGCCTCAGCGCAGGCGCCACGCGCGCCGTCGACCGTCACGACCTCGTCCGCGTCTCCGGCAAGATCGGCCGCTCGCCGCACGCCTTCGCCGCGATCGGCGCGGACGTCGCCTGCTTCCAGCAAGCGGGCTCGCTCGCGCGGGGCCCTTGCCGCATCGCCACGCTCTTCGCCCGCGGCGCCCTCGCCCGCGCGGCCCGCGCCCTCGACGAGCCGTCCCTGCGCGCGCTCGCCGAGCGCCTCGGCCCCGCGCCGGCCCGCGCCTTCGCGCTCGGGCCCTTCGAGGGGGAGCTCGCGCGTGGCGCGCGGGGCCTGCTCGCCGCGGCGACGGCGATCGGGGCGGCGGCGCGGCCGAGCGCGCGCGAGGGCATCTTGCTTTCTGTGGCGGTCGCGGGCGACTTCTCCCGCACCGGCGAAGCGGCCTCCGAGGAGCTCGCGGCCGCGTGGCGCGACCTCGCCGAGGGCTCGTTCGGCCACCTGCTCGGCCTCGACGCGCCCGTGACGGCGCCGCTCTCCACGCACGCGCCCGACGCCGTCGCGTTCATGGTCGAGCTCGACCCGCGCAAGCTCGCGAAGGGCCTCGCCGACGCGACGTCGAGCGAGATCGATCAGATCATGCGGTGAGCGGTCATCTCCGCCCCTTGAAGCCCATCATCCCCTGCACGACGGCCTCGCTCTCCTCGGCGATCGCGCCTTCCTGGGCGATGCGGTCGGCGCAGTCCTCGCACATCTTCTTTTTTTTCGTCCCGACCTTCACCGTCTTCAGCTCGTCGACCTCGTTCTCGCACTCGCGGCACGTCGCCATCGTGTCCTCCTCGCGCCGATCGTAGCCCATCGGCGCGAGCGGTCAGGCGACACGCGAAAACTTGGCCCTCGGGATCGGCTTGCCGTATCGCGGCAGATGGACCTTCATGGAACGACGGATCGGCCCTCGCGCGCTCTGCGATTATCCCCTGGTTGCGATCGTGGATGGACATCGCCATACGTGCCGCGCCGTCGACCTCTCGGTGAGCGGGCTCGTCTTCGAGGTCCCGCGGGGCCTCGTGGATCGGGAGCTCAGCCTGACGACCGCGTTCGAGCTCGACGTCGGCGCGGGCCGCCCGATTCGCCTGCGCGGCCGTCCGATCTGGTCGAAAGACCGGCTGCAGGCGATCCGGTTCGTCTCGATGAACGACGCCGACAGGCTCACCCTGGCCGAGCAGCTCGATCGGAAGAAGGTCCTCGGCGATCCTTTGCATTGAGGCGGCGCCGCCCGACGACGAAGGCCATTCCGAGCGCCATCACCGTCACGAACGTGCCCTCCGCCCCGTCGCGCTCGCCCGCGGCGCTGCACGCGCAGCCGCCGGTCATCTGGACGCCCTCGTCGCCGATGGTGGCCGGATTGGCCCCTGCCCCGGCGGGGCCGCCGCCGGCGCCGTCGAGTCCCCCGGCGCCCCCCGTGCCCGCGGCGACGAGCGCCCCGAAGGTGTACACCGAGCCCGCATTCTCGCCCTTGTCGTTATCGTCGCCCGGAGCCCCGACGAGCGCCATGTCGACGGAGAGCGCCACCGCGCTGCCGAAAAAATCGGCGTCCGCGCCGTCCGACGCGAGCAGCCTCTGCCCCACGACATACCCCTCGGACTCGCGCACGAACAGATAAGCCGTCCCCGCGCCCGAGACATCCGGGCCGCTCAGGTAGGTCCCCACGAGCGCGAGCTCACCCGCGAGCGCGGTGGCCATGCCAAACGAGCCGTATTTCTCGGGCTCGGCGGCGAGGAGCTTCTGCTGCATGGCCCAGGTCGTCTCCGCGCGGCTCCACACGTAGGCCGCGCCCGCGTCCTCGGCCCCGTCGTCGTGCCCGGAGGCCCCCACGAGCGCCGTGTCCCCCGCAATGGCCACGGAGGCACCAAAACGATCCTGCTCCCCCGCGTCCTCGGCGGCGAGCCTCTGCTCGAGCGGCCAGGCGCCCTCCGCGCGCGAGAAGACGTACGCCGCGCCGACCGAGATCCCCGCGTCCGACATCTCCCGGGGCGCGCCGATGATCGCGTCCTCGGCCGAGAGCGCGACGGAGGACCCGAAATGGCTCCCGTCCCCGCTCGCGGGCACGAGCGTCTTCTGCAGACCCCATAGCTGTCCCGACGCGTCCCGAACGAAGACATGCGCCGCGCCGGAGTCGACCCCGGCCCCGTCCTCGCGGCTCGCCCCGACGAGCGCGACGCCCCCCACGAGCGCCACCGAGGTGCCGAACGAGCCCACGAGCTCCGGCTTCGGCGATTCGAGCTTCTGCTGCTCGGTCCAGACGCCGTCCTTTCGCACGAAGACGTACGCCGCGCCCGCATATTCGGCCTGGCCGGTCTTGTTCGGCGCGCCGATGATCGCCACGTCCCCCGAGATCGCCACGGAATACCCGAATCCATCCGTCGCCGCTGCATCGGACGCGACGAGCTTCTGCTCGGGGATCCAGACGCCGTCCTTTCGCACGAAGACCTGCGCCGAACCCGCGTTTACCTCCACCTGATCGTCGCTGTGCGCCCCGACGATCGCGGTGTCGCCGTCGATCGCCGCCGCGGCGCCGAACTCCGCCTCCTTCGTCCCCTCGGGCGGCACGAGCTTCTCGCCCGCGGTCCATTCCAGCGCGAGGGCCAGGGCCGCGGTGCGCTCGGACCCGTCGGCCCCGCATCCGGCCACGGCGCCGAGCCACAAAAGCGGGACGAGCCCGCAGCAAAGCACGGATGAAATGGTGCGCATGTGTTCCCCCCGTAATCACGCGCGGGCGGTCCGCACGTGATTCTTGCCCAAAGCAAGACGCCCCAAGGTTTACACTACAAAGAGCGCGCGACCACCCGACTCGCTGGATTCGTGCAAAATCGTGGACGACCGCGTCCGGTTCCGCCGGAGACGGCCCGGCCTCACACCTCGATCACCCGTTCGTCCGTGACCACGACCGGCAGCGGCACGTCCCCCTCGGTCGCCGGCACCTCCGACAGCACCTGAAAATCGTACACCACGCCGATCGCCACCGCCGGCGGGCAGAATCGCGGCAAGGTGCGGTCGTAATACCCCGCCCCATAACCGAGCCGGTTGCCCTCCCCGTCCACGCCGAGCGCCGGCACCACCACCACGTCGACCGCGCCCACCTCCGGCTCCGACGGCAATGGCTCCTGAAACCCGAGCCCGTGCTCCTCCATCGCCGCAGGATCGGCCGGGATCCGGAACGTCATCACCTTCGTCGCCGGGTCGATCGCAGGAAATGCCACGACCACGCCCCGCGCCCGCAGGTCCGCGGCGAGCGGCCGGAGGTCCACCTCGCCCCGCTTCAGGATCGGCCAGAAGAGCGCGACCGCGCGCGCGCCCGAGAGCTCCGGCCGCGACAGGAGCCCCGCGCATATCTTCGCCGACCGCTCGGCGAGCGACTCGCGTGGGATCGAGTTCCGCAGCGCCCGCATCCGCTGCCTGAGCACGCCCTTCGCGCGGTAACGCAGCACGCGCATCGCCTCGGGATCGAAGTCTTCCATCGGCCCGAGGCTACCTCGAACGTCCACGCCGCGCACGCCCGCGTCGCGCGCGCCTCCCCTGCGCGCCCTCGCCGTGGTAACGGTTCTCGAACCGATGCGTCCTTGCGCGATCATCCCTGCTTATCAAGCCTCTCGCACCGTCGCCGAGGTCGTCCGCGCGACGCGGGCCCTCTGGCCCGAGCCCGACGCGGTCTTCGTCGTCGACGACGGCTCGACCGACGGCAGCGCCGAGCTCGCCCGCAAAGCCGGCGCCGAGGTCCTCTCCCACCCCAACAATCGTGGCAAGGGCGCCGCGCTGCGCACCGGCATGAGCCACGCCTTGCGCCGCGGCTTCGACGTCGCGGTCACGCTCGACGCCGACGCCCAGCATCCGCCGGCCGAGGCGCGCCGCATCGCCTTCTGCGACCCCGACCCGCGCGCCCTCGTCCTCGGCGTGCGCGACCTCGTCAAGGCCGGCGCCCCGCGCGCGAACCAGATGTCGAACCGCATCTCGAACTTCTTCCTCTCGCTCTTCAGCGGCCGCCCGCTCGCCGACACGCAATGCGGGCTGCGCCGGTATCCCCTCCAGACGACCCTCTCGCTCGGCGCACGCGACGACGGTTATGCGTTCGAGGCCGAGATCATCCTCCGCGCCGTCGCCGCCGGCGTCCGCATCGTCGAGGTCCCCATGGACGTCGTCTATCCGCCCGAGCACGAGCGCGTCACCCATTTCCACAGCGTGCGCGACCCGGCCCGCATCGTCTTTCGTGTCCTCGGCACCCTCGCCGAGTCGCGCATCACCCCCGCCACGCCGTGACCGAAGAAGGCCCGAAGAAGCCCGCCGAGAGGCCCCGCGCGCGCTGGAGACGGCGCCTCGTCGTGGTGTTCGTCCTCCTCGTCGTCGTCCCCACGCTCGCCCATTTCGGCGTTCTCCTCGGCACGCGCATCGAGCCCCCTGCCATCGCCGCGACGTCCGGCGACGCCGCCGAGGCGCGCCCCGGCCTGCGCGTCCTCGGCCCCGCGTATGCCCGCAAGCGCGGCGCGATCCTCGAGGTGCGCCTCGCGGGCACCCCCGAGGAGATCGGCCACCAGCATTCGCGCCTGCTCTACCCCGAAATGGTGGAGAACGAGGGCACCCTCTACGACCAGTTCCGCCATTATGTCCCCGTCCCGCCGCTCCGCTGGCTGCTCGTCGACCTGAGCCGCCTCGAGTTCCGCCACGTCGACCAGGGAATGCAGGACGAGCGCCGCCGCGAGATCGCCGCCCAGGCCCGCGCCTTCTCGCCCGACCCTTACGACGATTTCCTCTCGACCTACCATCGCTTCGTCTTTTTGCATTCCCTTTACGACATCGCCCTCTCCTTCGAGCATTCGCCCCTCATCGGCTGCACGAGCTTCGCCCTCGGCGACGGCGCCTTCGAGGACGGGCACACCGTGCTCGCCCGCAATTTCGATTTCGAGGCCGGCAGCATCTTCGACACCGGCAAGGCCGTCTTCCTCGTCCGCGAACAGGGCCGTATTCCTTATGCCTCCGTCGCCTGGCCCGGCCTCGTCGGCGCCGTCAGCGGCATGAACGCCGAGGGCCTCGCGCTCGTCGTCCACGGCGCCCGCGCGAGCGATCCGCGCCCCGTCGGCGAGCCCGTCGTCCACACGACGCGCGATCTGCTCGCCCGCGCCCGCACCACCGAAGAGGCCGTCGAGCTCCTCCGCGATCGCGCCCCCATGGTCTCGCACATGATCATGCTCACCGACGCGAAGGGCGACGTCGCCATCGTCGAGCGCGCCCCGGGCCATCCGATCCACGTCCGTCGTGGACGCGGCAAGGTCCCCCTCACGAACCACCTCGAAGGCCCGCTCGCCGGCGATCCCGCGAACCGCCGCGTCGAGGAGAAGACCTCCACCCGCCCCCGCCGCGCGCGCCTCGACGAGCTGCTCGCGAATCTCCCGCCCGGCGCGTCCGTCGAACGCGTGGTGGGCGTCTTGCGCGACAAAAAGGGCCTCGGCGACGTGGAGCTCCCGATCGGCCACCGCCGCGCGCTCGACGCGCTCATCGCCACACACGCCGTCGTCATGGACACCACGGCGCGTGTCCTCTGGGTCAGCGAAGGCCCCCACCTGCTCGGCCGCTTCGTGCGCTTCGACCTCGCCCGGCTCCTCGGATCGAGCTACGAACCCAGAGACGACGAGCCCATCGTCACCCTCCCCGAGGACCCGCTGCATCGGTCCCCGGCCTACGAGGCGTGGGAAAAAGCGGGAATGCCGCATCATGGAGAGCTCTGATGGATCGACGTGATTTCTTCCGAAATGCCCTCGCCGCCTCGGGCGCGCTCCTCCTCCCCTCGACGTTGGCCTCCGAGGCGTACGCCGACGAGGTCTCCGAGGTCCTCGCCCAGATCACGAAGGCCCGCGCGGATCTGAAGACGCTCGTCGGCCCCTTCGAGCAGGAGCGGACGATCGGCCTGCTCGCCACGGCCGTGAAGAGCGCCGGCGAGATGAGCCTGGTCCGGCCCGATCGATTGCGCTGGGAGCTCTTGCCCCCCGACGCGGTCACCTACTGGGTCGGCCCCGAGGGTTTTTCCTTCGCGACCCCGCGCGGCGCGGCGAGCGTCGGCAAGGCCGCCGCGGGCCGGTTCGCCGCGGTGCTCGGCGATCTCTTGATCCTGATGGGCGGCGACCTCCAGCAGCTCCGCGCCCGCTACGAGCTCACGGTCCCCAGCAAAAAAGACGGCATCACGCTCCGGGCCGTGCCCCGCGCCGAGGACGTGAAGAAACACGTCAAGCGCCTCGAAATGCGCCTCGGCCTCGAGCTCTGGACGATCAAGGAGGTCACGATCGAGGAGCAGAGCGGCGATCTGAGCGTCATTCGATTCGGAAAGCTCAAGCGCGACGTCGCCGTCGACCCGGCGAAGATGAAGCCCTCGAAGCGCTGAAATGTCCCCTAGCGGCGCGCGATCTTCCGCGCCGCCGCCAATCCATCTCGCAACGTCGCTTTCGTCGTGATCCCGCCGAGCCCGAGGTCGAGGTCCACGAGCGCCCGGGCCGCCGAGGGCGAGAGGCCCGTGAGCACCACCCGCGCGCCGAGCAGGCCCACCGCTTTCGTCGCGCTCACGAGCGCCTCCGCGACGGACGCGTCCACCGACGGCACGCCCGTCACGTCGAGAATGGCGACCTCGGCCGCGTGGGTCACCACGCCGTCGAGCAGCGTCGCCATCATTTGCTCGGCCCGCGCGTGGTCCACGGTCCCCACGAGCGGCATCAAGAGGACGCCGTCGCCGAGCGGCACGAGCGGCGTGGAGATCGCCCGGAGCATCTCGCGTTGCGCGCGGATCGTCTCCTCCTGCGCCGCAGCCGCCTGCGCCGCGCGCTCGGCCGCGAGCTGCTCCGTCACGTCCGTCAAGACCGCCTGCGAACGAACCGTATTGCCGTGCTCGTCCCGATCGGCGATCGCCGAGAGCATCACGTCCATCACCGAGCCGTCCTTGCGGACGAACTGATAAAGGATGTTGTCGCATCGACCGGTCTTGAAGAACTCCGGCAATACGACCTCACGGGCATATTTCGAGGATTCCGACGTCAAGAACTCCGACGAGCGCCGCCCGAGCACCTCGTCCGCCGTGTACCCCATCGCCTCGACCCATCGGTCGTTCACCGCGGAGAGCCGCCCCTGCGCGTCGATCGAATGCATGATCGCCGGCAGGCGGCTGTAGAACCATTCGTGGTGCCTCTCCGCGTGATCCGCCGCGCGGCGCGCCTCCGCGAGGGCCGCGGCCGATTGCCTCGCGAGGGACGTGGCGACGCGCTCGATGACCTCCTCGACGAAGGACGCCGCCGCTCCGCCGCCCGAAGGTTCGCTCGACGCGAGGGCGTGGCGGACGAGGGCGCGACGGACGGCGCCGAGCAAGACGAGCGCGCCGTCGAGCGGGGTCTCTGCGCGCTCCAGATGCTCGAGCAGGGCCGCGGCGAGGGCCTCCGGGTCGCCGTCCGGAGGTGGGCGAAGGATCCCGTCCACGAGCGGCGCGAGGCTCGAAACGGGCGCGCCCGCCGCTCCGCGCCCGACGCGCTCTTCCAGGTCCCGGCCGGCCTCTTCCAGGATGGCGTCACGCCGGGTGAGCAGCGAGACGAGCGCGGCGGCAATCGAAGGGGGCGACATGAGCGCGCGTTTATAGGTCGAGCGCCCGCGTTTGGAAACGATCTTTTGAGCACGAACGAACTGTAATTTCGCCCGAGGCTGGATTCCATGGACGCTCGCTCGCCCTCGCTCCGGGCGCGCGGCCTCACAACATCGCCACGGGATCCATGTCCACCACGACCCGCACCCGCCGATCGATCTCCGGGATCGCCGCGGCCGCCACCTGGGTCGCCGCCCGGAGGGCGCGCCGATCCTTGGAGCGCAAAAGGACGCGGAATCGATACCGGCCGCGCAGCCGCGCGAGCGGCGCCGCCGCGGGGCCGAGCACCTCGACGACGCGTGATTGTCCCTCGGGCGAGGTCTTCGCGTGCGCCGCGATCACGCCCGCCGCGCGCCGCGCCACGTCCTCGTCGAGCGCGTCGACCCGGAAGAGCGACAGCCGCGAAAAGGGCGGATATCCGACCTCGGCCCGATCGGCGAGCTCGTGCTCCAGAAAGGCGCTCACGTCGTGCCGCATCGCGAATTGCACGGCCGGCTGCGCGGGGTTTCGCGTTTGAATGATCACGCGGCCAGGGCGATCGCGCCTCCCGGCGCGCCCCGCGACCTGCACGAGGAGCTGGAACCCACGCTCGGAGGCGCGAAAATCCGGCAATGACAGCGCCGCGTCCGCGTTGAGCACGCCGACGAGCGTCACATTGCCGAGGTCGTGCCCCTTCGTGACCATTTGCGTGCCCACGAGCACGTCGATCTCGCCCGCCCGCATCTTCGCGAGGATCGCCTCGGCCTTCGCGCCGTCGGCGACGTCCCGGTCGAGCCGCGCCACGCGCGCCGCGGGGAAGGCCTCCGCGATGGTCTCCTCGAGCCGCTCGGTCCCGAGCCCCTCGAGCGCGAGCGAGGGCGCCTTGCACTCCGCGCACGCCGCGGGCATCGGCCCCTCCCAGTCGCAATAATGGCACCGCATGCGCCCGCCCCGCGCCCGGTGGAACGTGAGCGCCACCGAGCACGAGAGGCACGTCGCCACGTGCCCGCACGACTCGCACACGACGCTCGGCGCGAAGCCGCGTCGATTGAGGAACAGGATCGCCTGCTCCCCCGCGGCGAGCGACTTTTCGAGCGCGCGGTGGAGCGGCAACGAGACGAGCTTGTTCCCCGTCGGCCCCGGCCCGATCCGCCGCAGATCGACCGTCGTCACCTCGGGCAACGTCGCCTCCCGGTGCGCGCGGTCGGGCAGGCGTAATTCGACGAGTTTTCCCTGACGAGCGAGCTGCACCGATTCGAGCGACGGCGTCGCCGACCCGAGCACCGCCACGGCCGAGGCGCGGTGCGCCCGCAACAAGGCCATGTCGCGGGCGTGATACCGCACGCCCTCCTCCTGCTTGAACGAGCCGTCGTGCTCCTCGTCCACGAGGACGAGCCCGAGGTTCGTGACGGGCGCGAAGATCGCCGAGCGCGCCCCGATCGCCACGCGCACGGCCCCCGTCCGCACGCGCTTCCACATCGCGTGCCGATCCGACTCCGACAAACCGCTGTGCAAGACCGCGAGGTCATCGCCGAACCGCGCCCGGAAGCGCGACACGAGCTGCGGCGTGAGCGCGATCTCCGGCACCATCACGATCGCGCCCCGCCCCCGCGCGAGGCACCCCGCGATGGCGCGCAGATACACCTCGGTCTTTCCGGACCCGGTCACGCCAAAAAGAAGAAATGCGGCCGGCTTCGCCTCCGAGAGCGCTCCCTCGATCCGCGCCTCGGCCGCCGCCTGCGCCTCGTTCAATGCCGGCGGCTCGTCCTTCGGCTCGGGCCGCGCGAAGAACGCGTCGCGCGGCGGCTCCCGCTCCTCCACGACCACGAGCCCCAGCGACGCGAGCTTCTTCACGGCGGCCCGGGCATTACCGAATTTCTCCTCGAGCCGGGCGATCGGCATCTCCCCGTTCGCCCGGAGCAGCGCCAGCGCCGACGCGGCTTGCCCGCGCAAGACCCCCGGCTCCTCCACGGCGTCCGTGGGCCGCGCATACGCGATCTTGCGCCCGCCCACCTGCTTGACGCGCGAGAGCGTGCCCGGGAGCTCGCCTTGCGCCTCGAGCGCGCGCACGTCCTCGCGCTCGACGGCCGGCAACGCGAGCCGGAGGACCTCGCCGATCGGCGCGAAATAATACGACGAGAGCTCCCGCAAAAACGAGAGCAGCTCCCCCGGCAGGACGGGCTCGGGATCAACGACCGCCGTGATGGGCTTGAGCCGCACGCCCTCGGGCGCGTCGCCCTCGGAGGTCGCGAGGACCACGCCGAGGACCTTCTTTCGGCCGAACTCGACGAGCACCCGCGCGCCCGGACGAACCGAAGCGGCGAGCGCGGGCGGGACCTCGTAGGAGAAGGCCCGAGCGAGCGGGACGGGGACGGCGACCTCGCAGAGCAGGGGCATGGTTGCCCGGAGAGGTATCAGGTTTTCGAGGGTCGTGCACCCGGGAGGACGGGCGGACGCGACGACGACGATTGAGCCTTTTCAGCCGCCCGCCGTGAGCTGCAGCATCACGAGCCCCGCCACCATCGCCGCGGCGAGCAGCAAGATCGCCCCGGCATACCCGCCCTCGGACGCCTCGCGCGGCGCGACCTTCATCGGCGCTTTGCCTTCGCCTTGCGATTTCAACGCGCGGCGCCGCTTCTTCGCGAGGCGCCTCTCCCGCTCCGCCGGGCCCTCCGACCTCGCCTGCCGCACGCCGCTCTCCGGCGCGGGCGCCTTCTCCTCGGGGCGCGGCACGACCCGCTGCGTGGGCGGCGTGGGCGTGTGGTTCGTGTTTGTCTTGGCCGCATTACCGTTCGCCGGCCGCGCGCGCTTGCCGATCGGCGTGATCACCGCGACGGGGCCGCGCTCGATCGCCTCGATCGCGCGCTGCCGCGCCCTCCGCTCGGAGAGCACTTCCTTGCCGAAATGCTGCGTGAGCCACGCGCCGAACTGGATCGAGCTCGCGAGCATCCTCGTCTTCGCCGCGTACACCTCGAGGTCGCGCAGCATCGCCGCGGCCGTGGGGTATCGCTCGTCCTTGTCCTGGGCGAGCGCGCGCCGCACGATCCCGAAGAGCTCCTGCTCCTCGGGCAAACCTCGGCTCGGCAGCTCCGGGATCTCGGCCCGGCGCGAGGCGTCGAGCAGCGATTCGCCCTGCCGCGCCTTGTAGAGCCTCCGGCCGGCGAGCAGCTCCCACAGGATGATGCCGACCGCGAACACGTCCGAGCTCGCCCCGAGCGCCTCGCCCCGCGCCTGCTCCGGGCTCATGTACCCGGCTTTGCCCTGGAGCGCCGTCTCCACGCCGCCCGGCGCGCCGGCCCGCGCGATGCCGAAATCGCAGAGCTTCACCGTCCCCTCGAAGCTCACGAGCACGTTCGATGGCGAGACGTCGCGGTGCACGATCCCGAGCGGCGCGCCGCGCTCGTCCTTCATTCGATGCGCGTAATCG comes from the Polyangium spumosum genome and includes:
- a CDS encoding PilZ domain-containing protein, yielding MERRIGPRALCDYPLVAIVDGHRHTCRAVDLSVSGLVFEVPRGLVDRELSLTTAFELDVGAGRPIRLRGRPIWSKDRLQAIRFVSMNDADRLTLAEQLDRKKVLGDPLH
- a CDS encoding HU family DNA-binding protein; this encodes MTKSELIDAIAGRGELTKARAELVVNCIFDAMTEALQRGEGIEIRGFGSFTVRPYKPYSGRNPRTGQPVPVPAKRLPFFKVGKELKELVNQSRAFAITGGKDDDDLDDDLDEDDEDE
- a CDS encoding FG-GAP repeat protein; this encodes MRTISSVLCCGLVPLLWLGAVAGCGADGSERTAALALALEWTAGEKLVPPEGTKEAEFGAAAAIDGDTAIVGAHSDDQVEVNAGSAQVFVRKDGVWIPEQKLVASDAAATDGFGYSVAISGDVAIIGAPNKTGQAEYAGAAYVFVRKDGVWTEQQKLESPKPELVGSFGTSVALVGGVALVGASREDGAGVDSGAAHVFVRDASGQLWGLQKTLVPASGDGSHFGSSVALSAEDAIIGAPREMSDAGISVGAAYVFSRAEGAWPLEQRLAAEDAGEQDRFGASVAIAGDTALVGASGHDDGAEDAGAAYVWSRAETTWAMQQKLLAAEPEKYGSFGMATALAGELALVGTYLSGPDVSGAGTAYLFVRESEGYVVGQRLLASDGADADFFGSAVALSVDMALVGAPGDDNDKGENAGSVYTFGALVAAGTGGAGGLDGAGGGPAGAGANPATIGDEGVQMTGGCACSAAGERDGAEGTFVTVMALGMAFVVGRRRLNAKDRRGPSSDRAARPG
- a CDS encoding glycosyltransferase family 2 protein produces the protein MRPCAIIPAYQASRTVAEVVRATRALWPEPDAVFVVDDGSTDGSAELARKAGAEVLSHPNNRGKGAALRTGMSHALRRGFDVAVTLDADAQHPPAEARRIAFCDPDPRALVLGVRDLVKAGAPRANQMSNRISNFFLSLFSGRPLADTQCGLRRYPLQTTLSLGARDDGYAFEAEIILRAVAAGVRIVEVPMDVVYPPEHERVTHFHSVRDPARIVFRVLGTLAESRITPATP
- a CDS encoding 5-formyltetrahydrofolate cyclo-ligase; this translates as MEDFDPEAMRVLRYRAKGVLRQRMRALRNSIPRESLAERSAKICAGLLSRPELSGARAVALFWPILKRGEVDLRPLAADLRARGVVVAFPAIDPATKVMTFRIPADPAAMEEHGLGFQEPLPSEPEVGAVDVVVVPALGVDGEGNRLGYGAGYYDRTLPRFCPPAVAIGVVYDFQVLSEVPATEGDVPLPVVVTDERVIEV
- the tyrS gene encoding tyrosine--tRNA ligase — its product is MLSAERQMEELCRGVVDFHVRAELKERLEEGRPLRIKAGFDPTRPDLHLGHTVLMQKMRQFQDLGHHIIFLVGDFTAMVGDPTGKSESRPRLTREEVRAAAETYQAQAFKVLDKDRTEVRYNSEWLGKLTPFEMVELGAKYTVARMLERDDFSKRFDGGVPIHIHEFLYPLLQAYDSVVLENDVELGGTDQLFNLLVGRDLMPRYGKRAQIVMTTPILEGTNARVENGKVVGAKMSKSANNYVGVSEPPFEMLQKLMLVDDQVIWRYMELLSSRSNDEINTLREDVSGGRRNIIEVKEVFAKEIVTRFHDAAAADAALDRRRSVAAGNVPDDVEEINVVTEAESLWIAKALSLAGLVKSTNEGLRLVKSGAVHLDGEVVRDEQQKLERGRRYLVRVGSKNRKFAHLVVG
- a CDS encoding C45 family peptidase; protein product: MTEEGPKKPAERPRARWRRRLVVVFVLLVVVPTLAHFGVLLGTRIEPPAIAATSGDAAEARPGLRVLGPAYARKRGAILEVRLAGTPEEIGHQHSRLLYPEMVENEGTLYDQFRHYVPVPPLRWLLVDLSRLEFRHVDQGMQDERRREIAAQARAFSPDPYDDFLSTYHRFVFLHSLYDIALSFEHSPLIGCTSFALGDGAFEDGHTVLARNFDFEAGSIFDTGKAVFLVREQGRIPYASVAWPGLVGAVSGMNAEGLALVVHGARASDPRPVGEPVVHTTRDLLARARTTEEAVELLRDRAPMVSHMIMLTDAKGDVAIVERAPGHPIHVRRGRGKVPLTNHLEGPLAGDPANRRVEEKTSTRPRRARLDELLANLPPGASVERVVGVLRDKKGLGDVELPIGHRRALDALIATHAVVMDTTARVLWVSEGPHLLGRFVRFDLARLLGSSYEPRDDEPIVTLPEDPLHRSPAYEAWEKAGMPHHGEL